The window TACATATCTGCACTATTCAAATCTAAAATTGAGGCAGTTCGAATGTATTCCACCGAGAAATTGAACATGTCAGCGTTGATGAATCACAAACAATTAGAAAAATGCCGGACACGAACAGTTTGAAAGAAAAAAGGACAAAGACGATGTTTTCATAATGCAAAAGGAGTTACTCGTGCAGATTGTGTTTATTTGGTCAGGTAAACATAAGAGGATACAATAACTCAGAGAATGAGGATTGGATTTTGAGTTTTTGCCATATGGAACAGCAATTCTTCCACTGTTTTTGGTTATCATGAAACAATATCTAGAACAAAGAAAGTCCTGAGCGAGATCTGGGTTGACGGCAGTGAGCTTCTGTGTGTGAATTGTGTAGGAACCAGTTTCTGGCCAAGAAACTTCAATACAGTGTTCCTGTATTTGATGTTTTCCTGGAAAGATGCacagagaaaaaaacaaaaaggtgGGTTTTTACAGACCTCTCTCGTCTTATGTTCATTGTCAATGTTACATGGTCGATGAGTTATAGTTATACACCAATGTAACAGTTTTCATTATCTAACAAATAAGTCTGATGCATCTATATCATTGGATTTAAAAGTACAAGCAAAAACCTGTGACTATCAAAGTGAACAAGATTATGTGCTGCAAAAGGTTTAAAATTAAGAACAGAATTTCAGTGAAGCTGCAGCATGTGGATAGTATATCTGGGCTTCATGTGCATGAAGCCCAGATGCTTGCATTCATGATGCACAACCTTTTGTCATGGCAGCAAAATTGATAGTTCTGCTGTTGATTTTTAGAGGGGAAAATCTCTTTACTAGATCTGGCTGACAACTGATGATATGATATAGGATTTCACAGttccaaaattctttttgatgtAGATCAAATCTGTCATTGGCTAGAGTTTTAAAATGGACTTTCTTTAATTAAATTGTTATGTCATCATTTCCCGTTTGTAAATTTTATTTCACAAAGTTTACCTTTTTTCTTTGTCTGACTTGGATTTTTAGCTTCTTTTCAGCACTATGTATGAATCATGTGTTTCATCACTATATACAACTGTTCTGATTCCAACTATCTTTCAGCATTTAAAAGCTGTCTTATGTAGGTAAAGTTATGTAAATATATTGTATTGTTGCTATTCTTAGTATTTTTTGGATCTTCTAGCTGTTTACTGCCCATGGTGGTATAATGCATTTGAGAATATGCTATCCAACCATGGTGTTGGCCTTTTTTTTCTCGGAAAAACGCTGATGTGTCTACAAATTTGTATGTTAGTTTCAACTTGAAGAAGCTGTTGAAAGGGAAGATTTTCTGGAAGCTGCCAAATTGAAAGCAGCTATTGCAGAAGCAACATCAAAGGACACTGTTGCAGAAGTTATGTCTGAGTTGAAGGCAAGAATTTTCTTCCTTCTGTTATGGAACTGCTAATTGAGGAGAGCTAAAAAAACACAAAATTGATTTCTTATATGCAGTATGCTATAGAAGAAGAGCGTTATCATGATGCATCAAGATTATGTATGCTTTCTGGGAGTGGACTGGTAATTTCTAGTCCTAATAAACTTTAATGCATCATGAATGTACTGAATTTTGATATCCTATCCTTTTAGAAGATTACTATCTGTTGTgtgcttcaattttttttaaaattacatatgATTAATTGATCATATATAGAATTTCATAATCTCTCTGGTTTTCTGAAGTTTTCTTGACAGAATTTTTAGAGAATATAATTTGGATGAGTCTACTCTCATAATAAAATCCTTTTGTGAGTGCTACGTCGACAACAAAGAGTGGTTGTGAGACTTAAGGCAATAAGATAGaggaaggaaaagaagaggaggTAGAAAGGTGGCAGCAAcaacaaagagaaagaaaaacaatGCTGGAGATTCAAACTAAGGCAACAGGCAGTATTGAATATCAGGGAAAAAAGGAAGTGAGTTCATTAACAAAGTAAAACACGCAATACTAATAACATCAGAAAACATGGTATTAATTTGAGCCATGTCTTGTGCTTTCTTCATTTACTTTGGAAGGGACAGTGTGCGGCCTATGACTCtaggttttctttttcaaattggAATGTTCATCTTTAGGTGTTTTCTTTTAGCCAACTCCACTGTTGTCTAAAATATAGTCTCACAAGCCTGAGTTAGATAGAGTGGGGAGATTGAGAGTGGGTATAGAGAGGAGGGGAACAAGGGATTTGGTAGTCATCATCATCGATTTTATAGAGGTGGAAATTCAGGTGGTGTTGGAAAGGGAAGTGAGTGGGGGAAGCTCTATTGTGGAGGTTCAATACATATGAAAACATGTTTAGGTGTCTAGTGACCGAGGGAGTTCAATAGCTCCTAAGGACCATGGTGCCTGCTGACAGTGAGTAGCTTGTTTTGCGGAGGGCGCatgaccacacacacacacacacatatatatatatatatatatatatatatatatgtgcgtcAAATGAATCAGCAGCTAAGGTCTTGCTTACGATGAGCAGCTAATGTGAAAATTCCAACTTTGTTCTTTGCCATCCTAAACAGAAATAGGTTAAGTGAAATTAGTGAATAACATGTCATGTTGGCATGGTAACCTATCCCTCTTGTCCTTCCTGCCCCTTGCATTCAACATTTAGGATTCATCTTCTTAGACATTTGAGATTTATTCAACCCATTTGTGGTGTATTTGTTTTATATATTACTAGATAGTGTGAATCATCTTGTGTCCACATCTTCTCCTCTTTATTCCAAGACACCAGCATCATATATCTCTTACCTTCTGATATGCTGCTAGTCAAAGCAGGTTATtctagatgattttttttttcaggttgGTTGGTGGGCAGGCTGGGCAAAGGATTCTGGTGATCCTTTTGGCAGAATAGTTAGGATAACCCCTGCTGTTGGAAGATACATAGCCAAGAGTTACAGTCCAAGGTAAGATTCTTGTGTTATCCTGTGAACCTAGATTAACCATTATAACCGCCAGAATTCTCTTTCAGGCAACTGCTAAGTGGATCTTCAGGAACACCATTATTTGAAATATTTCTTGTCAAAGATGATGATGGTAAATTTTTAACACAGGTACACTGATAATGATACAAGCTCTTCCTACTATCATATGGCCAGTTGTTTATTCACATCTGACACATGGTACTAGACAGGTAGTAGCACTGCAGCCAGTTAAAGAAACTTCAACCTTGTCTACTTCATCACCGTCGAGAGGCATAGATGACACTCCCATATCACCTTCTCTGAAATCATCCATCAAAGTTAGTCCAACTACTGATGAGGTTGGAAGTGAAAGTAGCAAAGAttcagaagaagaaaacaaaaaggatGCAGCTAAGATCAGGAATGTAGATAATGTCATTAATAAGGATTCTGATGAAGAAGGGCTGAAGAGCATTATAAATTTTTTCAAGGAAAGAATTCCTGGTTTCAATGTTAATTTAGCAAACAACTCTGTCCAAGAGGAAATTAAGATGGATGCAGAATCGTCAGAGCAGTTGGTGCAGGAAGATGATGAGAAGGATGGGTCTCCTGAATATTCCATTAATGATGACAGTAAATCAGAAAATAGTCAGGGAGAGATGCTTCCCGATGGTGAGGATGCTGACTCAGCCAATAAAAGTAAAGATATGGCCGTGAAGCTTTTTGTTGGTGGAGTTCTTCATAACAAAGATGATTCCATGACAAAGTCATATAAACGTATTCCTGCAGAAATGAAAGATGTGGAGAAGGGCTCATTCACATTGTATCTTCTTGGGCGAAGTTCTGATCCACATATTGTAGAAAGAAAGCCTGAAAAAATCAGGGTTGCTGCTGTTGCTACTCAATCAGCCTCAGATCTTATGCCTCCCGATGTTGCAAATGCATTCTTCAGTTCGGACAAAGCAATTTCAAAGGTTGGAAATATGTTTTCTTCTAAGGATAATGATTTCCTATTTCCTTGGAATTCATCAAAGAGTTGCTTATCTGACTTGGCAAAAATTTCATTACCAAGTTTGGTAATGGCTAATGTtgaattttttttcccttttgatTTCACATTATTGATACTTGTGTTTTTAGAGTTATACATCTATTTGTAATATTGTCGGTTATAACATCTGAAAAGTCACATTCATACTACTAATACTATATATGAGGTGTTGAAAAATTGTCTGAAGAAGGTTCCTCTATGGCAATAGGTTTACGTGAAAGTGGTCACTCCTAAATTCGGGGAGTCTCTAGATAGTGTGTAACAGCGATAGTTCTACGGAGGTTCTGACTCATACTTGTTCTTTTTATTAGGCAATTCCCTTTTCTGAGCGTTAAATTGTTGAATCAGAATCCATACTATTTTTTTAGTTATTTCTTTCGTTCTTAAATAATTGATTAATACATGTCTAAAGGTTAATATCTAAGAGAATGCTGTCTTTTTGCTGTCCTTTTATGCTGATCACCACATGTCAGCCTGGATATAAATGAAGCCTTTAGGGTGAAATGTTTTCTGATGATGCAAAACTCATTGTCGTTATAACTGAATTCTATATGAGAAAAAAGGTCATATCTCTGATAGCTGCTTTTGTATCCAGGCTGTTGTCTAAATGACTTTTGGCCTTGTTTCGGTTCATTGTTTTCTGCTTACTACATCTCAATTTACATATATGACTATCAATTTTCCTTATTTTCAGGTCTATTTTTCCAAATGCTTGACTTGTATTTCTCTAACGTGAGCTTCCTTTGGTTCAAATGAATTGTTTACTTCTTGGTAGAAACTATTACTAATTTTTTGATATGTACTACATGATGTGATTGTAATTTGTGGCAACTTAAAGTTTGGAATGGACTTTTGTTGTACATGTCTTTAAAAGACTAGACACTTCTTTAAATTCAACTGTGTGACGATCATTTTAGCTGCTTGGGATCCAGCTGATAAAGAATATGGATACTGGTGGTTCATTATTTTGTATGGGCCTTGTGAAGCGACTTGGGAATTATTTGTAGTTAGTTCTGTTGCTAGTTGGAGTGAACCAAACATGCTTGCTGTGTGTCTCTTGCCAACATGGAAGGTACTGCTACGAAGCATAGGGCATGCCACTTAGCAAATTTGTGCACTTACAAGTTGCTGTGGTGTAAGCATAGCACAGGCACCATGTTATCAGAGCACATTGTTTTATGTTTTTTATATTCTCCTCTGTTCCATGGACATATGATGTTTTGGAAGTGTGCTTTTGACTGCATATTTAAGTGCtgtatatgtgtattgtgtgtttcTTGACCAACTGAAAGCACATTTCAATATTTTTTAGGTCTCTGAAGAAGTTCGTGAGGTTATCAAGCTTGCAATTAGCCACGCTCAGAGAAGAAATAAACTTTCAAAAACTACTGTTTTTAATCGAATCATTACTGACAATAAAAGCTTGGATCCTTTTGATGGTAAGTTTTTCAATGCTGGGTAATTTTTCTGTAGAGTATGTCATGACCATTGTTCTCTTCCATGCAGGCTTGTATGTGGGTGCTTTTGGTCCCTATGGTGTTGAGGTGGTACAGATACAGCGCAAATATGGTCATTGGAATGGTACTGATGAATTGGGTTCTGACATAGAGTTCTTTGAGTATGTTGAAGCAGTAAAATTGACTGGGGATCTAAATGTTCCAGCTGGCCAGGCATGTAGTTTGCTATCTGATGCTTTTTCAGCCTTCTTTCTACAGTTAGGTTTGTTTCTGATTTTTTCTTGTGAACAGGTGACTTTTCGTGCTAAAATTGGGAAGGGAAATCGTCGATCCAATCGTGGGATGTATCCAGAGGAGCTTGGTGTGGTAATTGTCTCTTGATAATCTCCTAATCAGTATCTGTGCTTGAGGAAGCAGTAAAAGATTGGCAATGTTTTCAGCAATAATAGCCTTTGCCACATTGGTGATTTATTTGATTGAATCTTCTCAAAGTAATTTTACAATTCGTAAGAACACGAAAACTGTtaaaaccaaggattgaaataccgtaccgtaccggtgtttcgagcttggctcggtatggtacagtaccatgtaccgagcggtacgccagggcgtaccgagcaatacacttaatttaggtgtaaaatcctCCGAATTAATCAATAGTATCTAATTAGATACTTAATTTAGGtatacctaatttaggtgtaccgagcggtacacttatTAGATACTTAATAATATCTAATTTCGAATTAATCAACATTAAACAGACTAATCATAACATTACAGATCTTAATTACTTCTAATTAAATAAAGATAATACATACcttttgattagaaagttcttaatctttccaaattagctttgatttaattcacaaatcgttgttttgtagagtttaggagagcacaaatgagagaaaaaaagagtttgagatagtttaagagagtatgagaatgaaatggagtgaaataggggagaagaagggtttaaaacatatgagaaagggctccaatggtcaatttgaccgttggagcactgttacCAAgttgtaacggtcgatttcgatcgttaccgagttGTGTCgggcggtaatggtcgaaattttgatcgttaccgcccgatataaccccgtatcgtccgatacggggtgCTTTTATGCATTCTACCCAgtaacgggcggtccgcgtactggtaacttgtcggactggtacgtaccgcccgtaccaggcggtatcaTTCTAAACTGTATGCCCTGGTTAAAACTCATCTTAGCATCTGGTTTTGAATGCAGGTTGCAAGTTACAAAGGCCAGGGTAGAATAGCAGAACCTGGTTTTAAAAATCCACAGTGGGTTGATGGAGAATTGCTTCAGTTTAATGGCAAGGTAAACATACATCTGAGGCTGCCTATTTCTAATTATATGCATTTGTATCACTAAGGTGGCACCATTCAAAAGTTGACGTAAAAATTAGGATTGAATGCTTGCTAAACAGATGGCAGACCTTTTGAAGTGGAAGAAGTGAATACTTGTTGTAGGATAGGCATGACAAAAGTTTAAATCACTTCATAATAAATGAGATCAGCATGGTTGTGGTGATTGTTATCATGGTTTTGTGACTTTAGATGATCTGATAAACTGTTGCCTGATGCAGCATGTTAATTAAATAAGATGGGAAAAATACAAATGAGTAGTAATTAACATGGCAAAAATAAATGTAATTCAATGTAGCAAGGGTATGTGGAAGGAGGGAAGTTACAGGGCGAGAAACTGATGCATTACAAGAAGAGGAAGGGATGCATCGGCAGATGATCATGAGCATTTGAATCGTAGTCTTCTGCATTCAATGAATGGGCTGAAGTTTGCTGAGCAACTGAAATAGATAGGTATACAATTTCAAACAAGTTATTTTAGAATGCCATGAAAGGGCTTGCATCTTATTGTTCATGTGATGAGTGTTTAGCGTGTTCCTAAGCAACTTGAATTGTTGGCACTCAGAAAAACTATAATGGGTTTTACAAAATAATTTTTGGTTTTGATCCTTAGTTTCTTTATAACCACTGCATTTCAGATGTCTGACAAGTTTGACATCTCTTACCGAACCTTATAATCTCAGCAATATTTAGCCTTTTGGGGCAAGTTTTATTATATTGAAGAAAGTTACCCCAATAACTAAGTTTGTATCCCAAAAATGCAAAACCAGCAAAACAATTGTGATTTTCAGTGTTGGGATTATGTTTATGCAGGGTTTGGGGCCATACGTCCGAGGCACAGAGCTTGGTTTTCTCTATGTTGTACCCGAGCAGAAATTTCTGGTCTTGTTTGAGCGGTTGAAACTCCCCGATTAATGCTATCGTGCAGATCGAAATTTGCATCCAGATATAAGCAAGACTCCTCCGGAACGGCTTCAGTAAACTGGCTTTTGATCGATAAAGGTTTTTATCTCATTCTACATGCCAGGAAATGGTTGTTCATATGTCAGCTAATATGATTAGCTCCTGATGTTGTGTTCTAGTTCCAAGTGAGGATCTGATAGAAAGGCTGTTCTAGTTCCCAAGAAGATCTGATGGAAAGGTTTTCTTTCCTATAGATTCTTTTCTTGTCGTACACAAGGCatgtaatttttttgttttatgtttcctAAATATGTTGATAATGTTTTCACTTCATCCGACATAATTATTTGCCTCGCAGCCATTAGTAAATATGAATGCCCGTATCGGTTGTTTAATAACCAGTCTATTGGATCGGCTAATGCTTTTAACCTGGGAGGGGTGTCGGCCCGTACAAGGCTGTGCATAACGTGGATAGGATAGGAGGAAAGCGCCACGGTGGAGCGCGTAGCTATCAACCATTCGAAAGACACAAAAAAACTGATGTGTACCGCCACGACTTTGTATCCGACCTCGGTCATGAGTTGCAGATGCAGTGGACGCTTAGCAGTATGTTTCTACTCTCGTATCTCGAGTTCCCCCGGTAAGTCGTGGTgcttggttggttggttggaaTCCAATTTATCGTCGTCGTAGCCCAATCACATGTAGATACGCGGTGATGCGCGCCGCCCGACCCGGCCGAGGACAAGCGGTCGTACCCATCAAAATATGGGGCGCTCATAATAGCAAGCAATTAAATCCGTTTAAATTGGAGAGTCAACTCCTCACAGACTGTCGTCGTCCTTCCAAGCTTACATTAGCAACATAGTGGACACGTACAGCCCGAACCACTCACTACTTTCCCAAAGATATAACTTTTATCACTTTCACACCCACCCACCATCCACTCCAAAGGACTTCGAGAGGAATCATCACCCACTGACCTGTTGCTAAAGCCGTCGTCCGAGTATTTATATTGCAAGACGATAAACAAAATCACGTAAAGGGCTCTATCATCATTATGAACACCAATTCTTTATTTGGTAAATTAGACAGCACCACGAGGGATTCTCTGGCACTAGGAAAATTCTATTTGGGCAAAGCCAACGATCTCTAAATTCTTTACCGTCGATTGAACTAACGTCGTAACGTGTGGAGTCCACATGCCATCCATCCGTCGTCGCCTGTTAATTCAAGTCGAGCGATATCCAAAGGCAAGAGAAGCAGGAAGAGTAATAAATGCTCGCGGGTAGGAACTTAATGCGACTCTGTGTGCTCACGCTCTTCCTCCCGACGCCGTGCTCTCGAAGTAAGTGATCGATCTCTAGGCACCGGAGATGAGCTCAACCTCGTGGTGGCGGGGGCCACCGCCAGCCCAGCACCACCCACCGCCATGAAATTGAAGTCCGGCGgaaccttcttctcctcctcctccctcatcACGACAGCTTCCTCTCCATCAACATCAACATCAACATCATCAACTTCAAATCTATTCTCTCTTCTGCTTTTCGCATTGTCTTGTGTTCCCGCTAGAGTTGATAAGATACCGCTGATTACACGGTCTCGTGAGGTTTCGGTAGAGAGAGAGGACCGACACTGGTCGAAACGAAAAAGGCTGTACGCAGATGGTTGCACACATTCGTGACAAAATGTCTCATGATATATAAACGAGTACGGCGTCCTGTCCGAGTTGACAACTCTTTTCTGATTTACAACTTTATGGAACAATCTACTATAGAAAGTCGCTGCCTTTGTCGAGCATGCCTCGTGCTAAAAGCCTACAACATTAAC of the Musa acuminata AAA Group cultivar baxijiao chromosome BXJ2-10, Cavendish_Baxijiao_AAA, whole genome shotgun sequence genome contains:
- the LOC135625115 gene encoding protein EXECUTER 2, chloroplastic-like isoform X2 — translated: MSLTNSWAAAAPPPPGPLLRPPKLEPSSGELRFLSLAAPSPRRPALRRNRGPPALSCQRGDFASNNTTSGGGGGICSDWDWNRWNQHFSETDQAESFSSLLKFQLEEAVEREDFLEAAKLKAAIAEATSKDTVAEVMSELKYAIEEERYHDASRLCMLSGSGLVGWWAGWAKDSGDPFGRIVRITPAVGRYIAKSYSPRQLLSGSSGTPLFEIFLVKDDDGKFLTQVVALQPVKETSTLSTSSPSRGIDDTPISPSLKSSIKVSPTTDEVGSESSKDSEEENKKDAAKIRNVDNVINKDSDEEGLKSIINFFKERIPGFNVNLANNSVQEEIKMDAESSEQLVQEDDEKDGSPEYSINDDSKSENSQGEMLPDGEDADSANKSKDMAVKLFVGGVLHNKDDSMTKSYKRIPAEMKDVEKGSFTLYLLGRSSDPHIVERKPEKIRVAAVATQSASDLMPPDVANAFFSSDKAISKVSEEVREVIKLAISHAQRRNKLSKTTVFNRIITDNKSLDPFDGLYVGAFGPYGVEVVQIQRKYGHWNGTDELGSDIEFFEYVEAVKLTGDLNVPAGQVTFRAKIGKGNRRSNRGMYPEELGVGLGPYVRGTELGFLYVVPEQKFLVLFERLKLPD
- the LOC135625115 gene encoding protein EXECUTER 2, chloroplastic-like isoform X1 translates to MSLTNSWAAAAPPPPGPLLRPPKLEPSSGELRFLSLAAPSPRRPALRRNRGPPALSCQRGDFASNNTTSGGGGGICSDWDWNRWNQHFSETDQAESFSSLLKFQLEEAVEREDFLEAAKLKAAIAEATSKDTVAEVMSELKYAIEEERYHDASRLCMLSGSGLVGWWAGWAKDSGDPFGRIVRITPAVGRYIAKSYSPRQLLSGSSGTPLFEIFLVKDDDGKFLTQVVALQPVKETSTLSTSSPSRGIDDTPISPSLKSSIKVSPTTDEVGSESSKDSEEENKKDAAKIRNVDNVINKDSDEEGLKSIINFFKERIPGFNVNLANNSVQEEIKMDAESSEQLVQEDDEKDGSPEYSINDDSKSENSQGEMLPDGEDADSANKSKDMAVKLFVGGVLHNKDDSMTKSYKRIPAEMKDVEKGSFTLYLLGRSSDPHIVERKPEKIRVAAVATQSASDLMPPDVANAFFSSDKAISKVSEEVREVIKLAISHAQRRNKLSKTTVFNRIITDNKSLDPFDGLYVGAFGPYGVEVVQIQRKYGHWNGTDELGSDIEFFEYVEAVKLTGDLNVPAGQVTFRAKIGKGNRRSNRGMYPEELGVVASYKGQGRIAEPGFKNPQWVDGELLQFNGKGLGPYVRGTELGFLYVVPEQKFLVLFERLKLPD